AAGATTGTTCTCGTCCCCGTTGGTGTTGTGGTGGGCACCACTATCGGAGCCTTTCTGGTATCCTTTCTGGTTAAGGGGATTGATACGAAGAACGTGCTGGCTATAGGTTCGGGCTTTGGCTACTACAGTCTGTCGAGCATCTTTATCGGAAAGATTAGCGGTAACGAGATGGGAGTGGTGGCGCTTCTTGCAAACATGATCCGCGAGCTCTCCACGCTGATGCTTGCACCCCTCTACGTTCGCCTCTTTGGTCGATTGGCTCCCGTTGCAGCAGCCGGCGCCACGGCAATGGATACCTGTCTTCCGGTTATCATGAGGTACTCGGGAAAGGAGGTTGCCATCATCGCCCTCTTTAGCGGTATTGCGCTAACGGTGGTAGTCCCGTTTCTGGTGGTGTTTATCTTGGCGATGTAGGGGAGAATCAAGATTTTATTATTTCGAGGTTAGAACCTTATCAATTTAATCAAAGGTTTAATTCGATGCACGTTATCCTCCCGTTTAGGCGGGAGGTAGGGGGCTATCTTCGAAAAGAAATAGTCATATGTTGTAGTTTAGTTGGGCAATTCTGTAATAGGTACGTACGAATTAGTACTAGCCAGCCCAACTACCCTTGCCTCCCGCATTACGGGAGGATACAGAGCGATTAATCAACGTCGTGGCGTTGGTGTTGAGGTTTCCCTTCGCAACGGATTCTCTTTTGCCCGAGCCTTACCTCTCACCCCTCTCCACAATATACCTCTCCAGCTCCTTAATCCTATCGGGGGATAGGGCATCGATCATTTTGTGGATGGACACGGACGTTTTGCTGCGGCGTAGTGGCTGTAGGGGATGGCTTTTGTTGTCTTTACTCTCATCGGATGGAGTCCAGTCAAGTAAATCGTTGGGTGTGCAGCCGTAAGTTTCGCATAGGTACTCGAGTTCATCGAGATTGACGGTTGCATTTCTTCCATGCATCAGGTTGGTGATCTTATGGCGCTGGTATCCGTTGCTTCGGAGATGCTGGTAGGGATCTTCGATTCCACGCGATAGCAGAATGCGGTAAAGGTTTAGCTTTAGCATAACGCTGATATTTAATCGTTAATCATGCCATTAAGGTACGAATAAATTTTGTTTAACAGCGTGCTTCCCTTTGCTGATTTTTCTTTGGGCCACCTTGTTCCTTCAGAGGGGCGATTGGTATTCGCTATGGAAAAGGTAGCGTAGCGGCTTGCGATTGGTGTATCGGTGCCCCAATTTGGTGGATGCGTTGCCGCGATTGGTGCGCGGATTGCCGCATCTGGTGTATGGGTAATCGCATTTGGTGCTTACCTCGAAGGGAATATAGATAATGCTTTAACCTATGCTGATTAGGCTAAAGCATATATCGATTAGGTTGAGGCGTAAAGGCATTTGGCCAGGATGTTATGGCGTAATTCGAAGACCTAAGTCTATTTGTTTTGAGAATTGCTTGATAAAACGCTCTTTATCCTCCCGCTTAGGCGGGAGGTAGGGAGTAATTGACGAATAAAACTAATATCTACTTAAGGCAAAATAGCAATCATCGCCTGCTAAATGACATTGCTCGCATAAGTTCGAGTACAACCCACCCCTTACCCCTCCCGAGGAGGGCATAAAGAGCGATTAATCAGTGTCTATGCTAATAATTGGGGCGCGAGTTTGTATTAGAGTTGTAGCTTATGGCATCCTTCGAAGATCTAAGGTTGTTTATTATGAGAATAGTTTGATACGAAGGTGGTTATCCCCTCCTTGGGAGGGGTAGGGGTGGGTTTTATGACGTTAATTATCGATAGAACTCAACTCTATTACAGTATTCTCAATGACTAGTAAAACACCTTTGATGTTTTGAAACACTTCAACATCCTGAAAGCGGAGTAACCTGATGCCAAGTTCCTCTAAGCGTCTGCTTTTATCGACATCCTTTGCATAAACCTCTTCCAGCTGATGAGAATACCCATCGATTTCAATGGCTAGCATTAAATCGTTACAGTAGAAATCTATGATATAGCTATCAATTGGCTTTTGGCGAGTGAAATCATAGCCAAGCATCTTCTTTGCCTTAAGATAGTTCCATAGAATTACCTCCGATTTGGTGGAATGCTTTCGTAGATGCTTGGCTAGCTCAACTAGCTTGGGATTGTAGGGAATTATCTTTGGCTTATTCATGGTATTGTTTACTTATTTCGACTTTACCCACCCCCTGCCCCCTCCGAAGGAGGGGATAATGAGCGATTAATTATTGTCTAAACCTTATTTATGAGGGTTTTGTTTTACAATCCCTTTATCTAAATCCCTACCGCTTACAGATAACATTATACGGGCAGTACTTTTGGCACATCTGCGCTGGGTCGCCCGTCTGATCGAAGGGCTGAGTCGAGCCAAAGAGTTCCGCTAGGGCGTTATCCAGGAACGAAACGTAATCCTCCTTGTAGTCGAAGAAGTTTTCGATTGGCTTAGGGGCATTGCGCCCCTCCTTTAGGGCTAGCGATGGCTCGAAGTCGTTGGTTTGGATGCCGCGAACGAAGTAGAGCGCTGGCTTAATGTTCTTCACCTCGCCCTTTTTGCTGATGTCGTACATCAAAGAGTATAAAAACGTCTGCATGGAGCCCGAATACTTGGAGGTATCCTTACCCACGAACATCTTTTCGAATCCGGCAAACTCGTTTTTGCCCTTGTACGCTCCCGTTTTGTAATCTACAATGCGGGTAACGCCGTTAAGCCGATCCACACGGTCTAATCGTCCTTTTAGGAAGATGTTTCGTGTTTGTCCATCGACAGTAAACGGATGCAATGCCGCCATTCCCTCTTCCAAGGATACCATTGCCAGCGTCGATCCCTGCTTTATCAGCTCCAAATCGTACTTAAGTATTCCCTGAATGTACTTGGTAACGACCCTTTTCACCAAAAGGAACTTGCCATTCATCTTAAGCAACGACTTACCCTCTTCGCTCTTGATAAATTCTTTAGCAAATGCATCATCAATCACCTTTTCGATACGCGATTGGTCGTTAAGCAGCGCCTCCAGCTTGTTGGCAGCGATGCTTTCCTTACCCAGCTGCTGGTAGATGACATCCATCGCTTCGTGAAGGATCTTACCGAAGATCTGATTGCTGATATCCTCCTCCACATCCTCCTGTTCCTTTACGTCGGCGATGTAATTGAAGTAGAATTTTAGCCTACAGGTGAGGTAAGACGAAATGGCGCTTGGCGAAAGCCCTCTACGGCGGCTTCCATCGACGTACTGGTTGAGGATTTCCATCACCTCCGGCGACTTTTCGATGGTAATAGCGGGCGAAGTCTTAAATCCCAACGAGTAGCCGATTGTTTGCTCGGTGATTTCGAGACCGCTTTCGAACTTAAGCTGCTGCAGGAAGCGGCTCATCTCGCCGGTGCTTCGCTCATCGGCTTTAGTGTTGTACAAAAGGTGAATATTGCCTGCCCTTTGCAGCAAACGGTAGAAGTAGTAGGCGTACATCGCCTCCTGCTGCTCGTAGGTTGGCATGCCAAAGGCTCTTTTAATGTTGTAGGGGACAAAAGATGGCTGCTGAGCCACTGCTGGGAAGCGGTCATCGTTTAATGATAGGATGATAACGTTCTCGAAGTCGAGGTTACGCGTCTCTAGGATTCCCATAAGCTGCAATCCTGCTACCGGAAAGCCTTCGAACGGAATGCGAATGCCGCTAAGCGCCTTCCTAACCAAGCTGATGTACACCTGTAGCGATATATCCATCGCCTCGCGCACCAAAGCCGTGTGCAGCTTGCGTAGGGCTACCAGCGTAGTGTTGATAAACTCGACGTAGTGCTCCGATTGCTCGTCGCTTTTGGCGTTCTCCCTGTCCAAAAGCTGCTCCAGTATCTCTATAAGGGCTGCCGATAGCCGCTGGTAGCTTACTTTTCCTTCCTTTTGCTTGTTGGGTGATGCCTCTATCGAGAAAATAGGTCCGATAAGCGGCAGCTGGCAGAGCCTACTCTGCGAAAGGAATATCTGATTCTCCTCCTTGATCTGCTTACGGACGTTTTCGAACTCCTCTATGCCCAAACCTTTAAGCAGCTGGTGGCTAACAATCGCCGAAACGTCCTTGTGGTAGAAGAAAACGCCATCATCGTTCGATTTAAGCGTTCTGTATAATGACAAAACGTGCTCGATAAGCGAGTAAACGGGCGTAATCTTTAGCGGATAGCCCATGGTAACGTTCACCGTTTCGATTTGTGGCGATGTAGATCCCTCGTCGCTGTACGAGATGGCAGAAAGTACTGGGGTAAGCAGCGTTTCGTCTGTGAAAACGA
This window of the uncultured Acetobacteroides sp. genome carries:
- a CDS encoding lysine exporter LysO family protein; its protein translation is MKGSIIVLSVFVAGMLLAYFGVLPSVMAQYDLSTIALYFLMLMVGVSIGADEHVVAILKSVSFKIVLVPVGVVVGTTIGAFLVSFLVKGIDTKNVLAIGSGFGYYSLSSIFIGKISGNEMGVVALLANMIRELSTLMLAPLYVRLFGRLAPVAAAGATAMDTCLPVIMRYSGKEVAIIALFSGIALTVVVPFLVVFILAM
- a CDS encoding helix-turn-helix transcriptional regulator, producing MLKLNLYRILLSRGIEDPYQHLRSNGYQRHKITNLMHGRNATVNLDELEYLCETYGCTPNDLLDWTPSDESKDNKSHPLQPLRRSKTSVSIHKMIDALSPDRIKELERYIVERGER
- a CDS encoding DUF559 domain-containing protein, yielding MNKPKIIPYNPKLVELAKHLRKHSTKSEVILWNYLKAKKMLGYDFTRQKPIDSYIIDFYCNDLMLAIEIDGYSHQLEEVYAKDVDKSRRLEELGIRLLRFQDVEVFQNIKGVLLVIENTVIELSSIDN
- a CDS encoding PD-(D/E)XK nuclease family protein codes for the protein MTSFLSDLARTLYDKHGDNIHKLTIVFPSRRARYYFSRALAKLIKQPTWQPRYVGIDEFIHGHTSLRVADSYRLIIELYRAFADVKKTNETFDQFYFWGEALLNDFDAIDKYMVEPDQLFRNLAAEKELTDDLSFLTDEQREIIASFWKAFEAKESQQNEYQSQFLSVWEALLPIYKQFNQRLREQGLAYSGMIYRDMAQNLKNGEELFADAEHTVFAGFNALNRCEQVLFDYMRKRNAEFYYDYDSYYVKSKEQEAGLFLRKNLEMFPEAKNLNPKNLFSKGKKEVTIVATPSDTIQAKYAAQLAMDIVARGGKAEQTAIVFTDETLLTPVLSAISYSDEGSTSPQIETVNVTMGYPLKITPVYSLIEHVLSLYRTLKSNDDGVFFYHKDVSAIVSHQLLKGLGIEEFENVRKQIKEENQIFLSQSRLCQLPLIGPIFSIEASPNKQKEGKVSYQRLSAALIEILEQLLDRENAKSDEQSEHYVEFINTTLVALRKLHTALVREAMDISLQVYISLVRKALSGIRIPFEGFPVAGLQLMGILETRNLDFENVIILSLNDDRFPAVAQQPSFVPYNIKRAFGMPTYEQQEAMYAYYFYRLLQRAGNIHLLYNTKADERSTGEMSRFLQQLKFESGLEITEQTIGYSLGFKTSPAITIEKSPEVMEILNQYVDGSRRRGLSPSAISSYLTCRLKFYFNYIADVKEQEDVEEDISNQIFGKILHEAMDVIYQQLGKESIAANKLEALLNDQSRIEKVIDDAFAKEFIKSEEGKSLLKMNGKFLLVKRVVTKYIQGILKYDLELIKQGSTLAMVSLEEGMAALHPFTVDGQTRNIFLKGRLDRVDRLNGVTRIVDYKTGAYKGKNEFAGFEKMFVGKDTSKYSGSMQTFLYSLMYDISKKGEVKNIKPALYFVRGIQTNDFEPSLALKEGRNAPKPIENFFDYKEDYVSFLDNALAELFGSTQPFDQTGDPAQMCQKYCPYNVICKR